One part of the Phycisphaeraceae bacterium genome encodes these proteins:
- a CDS encoding DUF1905 domain-containing protein: protein MARRAARRTEAAGTIGFTAALLRPAREAGARAVSWAFVVLPAAASARLPSRGMVSVAGSFGGVPFRATLEPDGEGGHWLKVTRALRDTAGVDVGDVVTLEIAPVPLEEEPEPGVPADLRKALAGASARAREVWSDITPVARRDWIQWITSGKRAETRMKRIAAACDMLGKGKRRACCFDRSGMYGKSLSCPTPEPPISPTGGAMPGAGRRSRGSGR from the coding sequence ATGGCACGACGAGCGGCGCGGCGAACCGAGGCGGCGGGGACGATCGGGTTCACGGCGGCGCTGCTGCGGCCGGCGCGGGAGGCGGGGGCGAGGGCTGTTTCGTGGGCTTTTGTGGTGCTGCCGGCGGCGGCGAGTGCGAGGTTGCCGTCGCGGGGTATGGTGTCGGTGGCTGGGTCGTTCGGCGGCGTGCCGTTCAGGGCCACGCTTGAACCGGATGGGGAGGGCGGGCACTGGCTGAAGGTGACCCGGGCGTTGCGCGACACGGCGGGGGTGGATGTCGGCGACGTCGTGACGCTGGAGATTGCGCCGGTGCCGCTCGAGGAGGAGCCGGAGCCGGGGGTGCCGGCGGACTTGCGGAAGGCGCTGGCGGGGGCTTCGGCGAGGGCGCGGGAGGTGTGGTCGGACATCACGCCGGTGGCGCGGCGGGATTGGATTCAGTGGATCACGTCCGGCAAGCGGGCCGAGACTCGTATGAAGCGGATCGCCGCGGCGTGCGACATGCTCGGCAAGGGGAAGCGGCGGGCGTGCTGCTTCGATCGGTCGGGGATGTATGGGAAGAGCCTGAGCTGTCCAACGCCCGAGCCCCCCATTTCCCCGACTGGCGGGGCGATGCCGGGCGCTGGTCGGCGTTCGCGGGGGTCGGGGCGTTAG
- a CDS encoding TetR/AcrR family transcriptional regulator, producing the protein MPRPRSKSPPPAGRINQRRRTRKDLLAAAARLLKRGGGRAPDMDAVADEAMVSRATAYRYFPSIESMLVEAPLDGAAPDPESVFADDHSTDPVARIDKAEARLHDMCVRNEAQLRIMLAASLEQVARASPGDTGVPVRQNRRTPLIEAALAPARHRFTQPAYHRLRASLALLFGVESMIVFGDVLGMDAKSARKVKSWAAAALVRAALSESQSRT; encoded by the coding sequence ATGCCCAGGCCCCGCAGCAAGTCACCCCCGCCGGCCGGCCGCATCAACCAGCGCCGGCGCACGCGCAAGGACCTCCTCGCCGCGGCGGCCCGTCTCCTCAAGCGCGGCGGCGGCCGCGCCCCCGACATGGACGCCGTCGCCGACGAGGCGATGGTCTCCCGCGCCACCGCCTACCGCTACTTCCCCAGCATCGAATCGATGCTGGTCGAAGCCCCCCTCGACGGCGCCGCCCCCGACCCGGAGTCCGTCTTCGCCGACGACCACTCGACCGACCCCGTGGCCCGCATCGACAAGGCCGAGGCACGCCTCCACGACATGTGCGTCCGCAACGAAGCCCAACTCCGGATCATGCTCGCGGCCAGCCTGGAGCAAGTCGCCCGCGCAAGCCCCGGGGACACCGGCGTCCCGGTACGCCAGAACCGACGCACCCCGCTGATCGAAGCCGCCCTCGCCCCCGCGCGCCACCGCTTCACCCAACCCGCCTACCACCGCCTCCGCGCCTCCCTCGCCCTCCTCTTCGGGGTCGAATCGATGATCGTCTTCGGTGATGTGCTCGGGATGGACGCCAAGTCAGCCCGCAAGGTCAAGAGCTGGGCAGCGGCCGCCCTGGTCCGGGCAGCCCTGAGCGAATCGCAGAGCCGGACATGA
- a CDS encoding ester cyclase, translating to MPLTREQMDRTIDEHFAFEAADNVQGVLETLAPDAVHDIVGWPAGPTRGREAARAFYEQTFADLAESKVTVIKRLYGDRFLVDESMWEGRAPGTPFGLEGRNRPLKFRLLHVVEFSDDGRIQRENVWLDMASIMQQLPQD from the coding sequence GTGCCCCTGACCAGAGAACAGATGGACCGCACCATCGACGAGCACTTCGCATTCGAAGCCGCCGACAACGTCCAGGGTGTGCTCGAAACCCTCGCGCCCGATGCGGTCCACGACATCGTCGGCTGGCCGGCCGGCCCGACCCGCGGCCGCGAAGCCGCCCGCGCGTTCTACGAGCAGACCTTCGCCGACCTCGCCGAGAGCAAGGTCACTGTCATCAAACGCCTCTACGGCGACCGCTTCCTCGTCGACGAGTCCATGTGGGAAGGCCGCGCCCCAGGAACACCCTTCGGCCTGGAAGGGCGAAACCGCCCCCTCAAGTTCCGCCTCCTGCACGTGGTCGAGTTCTCCGACGACGGCCGCATCCAGCGCGAAAACGTCTGGCTCGACATGGCCTCAATCATGCAGCAACTGCCGCAGGACTAA
- a CDS encoding GNAT family N-acetyltransferase, whose translation MKSALQLVPATPDHAPDLARICFEAFGSLHDRHSTPRDFETLETATHLVGMIVRNSTFAGFVATLDGKAVGSNFIAFTDPVAGVGPITVDPSCQGRGVGRALMQAVLDEAAKRRVPRVRLLQEAINTTSLSLYTALGFDWQDSVAIMQAAPGAADSNGIRAMTESDLPAVHARSEAQYGHTRRNEVASALAAGFPAFVRERNGRTAGYLIPGFLGHGFADSVPDMADLIGHASANAPAPFQRILVPLSQRELFRELLSRGCRTLKVMSYMTVGPFETPRSVWLPSILN comes from the coding sequence ATGAAGAGCGCCCTCCAACTCGTCCCCGCAACGCCAGACCACGCCCCCGACCTGGCCCGCATCTGCTTCGAGGCCTTCGGCTCCCTCCACGACCGCCACAGCACCCCGCGCGACTTTGAGACGCTCGAAACCGCGACCCACCTCGTGGGCATGATCGTGCGGAACTCGACCTTCGCAGGGTTCGTCGCCACCCTCGACGGCAAAGCGGTCGGCTCCAACTTCATCGCCTTCACCGATCCCGTGGCGGGCGTCGGGCCCATCACCGTCGATCCATCGTGCCAGGGCCGCGGGGTCGGTCGCGCGCTGATGCAGGCCGTCCTCGATGAGGCCGCGAAGCGGCGAGTCCCGCGCGTGCGACTGCTCCAGGAGGCGATCAACACGACCTCCCTCTCCCTGTACACCGCGCTCGGCTTCGACTGGCAGGACTCGGTCGCCATCATGCAGGCCGCGCCGGGCGCGGCGGACAGCAACGGCATCCGCGCGATGACCGAGTCCGACCTGCCCGCCGTCCACGCACGCTCCGAGGCCCAGTACGGACATACGCGCCGAAACGAAGTCGCATCCGCGCTCGCCGCGGGATTCCCCGCGTTCGTCCGCGAGCGGAACGGCCGCACCGCCGGCTACCTGATCCCCGGATTCCTCGGACACGGCTTCGCCGATTCCGTGCCCGACATGGCCGATCTCATCGGGCACGCCAGCGCCAACGCCCCCGCGCCGTTCCAGCGGATTCTCGTGCCGCTGAGCCAGCGGGAACTCTTCCGCGAACTCCTGAGCCGCGGCTGCCGAACGCTCAAGGTCATGAGCTACATGACCGTCGGGCCCTTCGAGACGCCCCGCTCGGTCTGGTTGCCGTCAATCCTCAACTGA
- a CDS encoding GyrI-like domain-containing protein gives MLEGPEITQSTAQAAAVIRLTIPRDQIQQVMGPAIGELMAALAACGVSPAGPVYSYHHRMCPTVFDFEVGVPVRSVVEGTGRVRSGELPAARVARAVYRGPYEGLGDAWREFDGWIKANGHATGPGLWESYIAGPESSRDPGMWRTELNRPLLG, from the coding sequence ATGCTCGAAGGTCCCGAGATCACCCAGTCCACGGCCCAGGCCGCGGCCGTCATCCGGCTCACGATCCCGCGGGATCAGATCCAGCAGGTGATGGGGCCTGCCATCGGGGAGTTGATGGCGGCGCTTGCCGCGTGCGGCGTCTCGCCCGCGGGGCCGGTGTACTCGTATCACCATCGGATGTGCCCGACGGTGTTTGACTTTGAGGTCGGGGTGCCGGTGCGGTCGGTGGTGGAGGGGACGGGGCGGGTGCGGTCTGGCGAGCTGCCCGCAGCGCGGGTGGCGAGGGCCGTGTACCGCGGGCCGTATGAGGGGCTGGGCGATGCGTGGCGAGAGTTCGATGGATGGATCAAGGCGAACGGCCACGCGACGGGGCCGGGGCTGTGGGAGTCCTACATCGCCGGGCCCGAATCGAGCCGCGACCCGGGGATGTGGCGGACGGAGTTGAACCGGCCGCTGCTGGGCTGA
- a CDS encoding mechanosensitive ion channel family protein, whose product MSWDQIDQQVKAWWGLLEQNMSSWIFAIGTFLAIAILVPLIRAAIRRRFDPARQEPGSWRHLIGRMNARWFRLVTLVIAAAVAVMVFQPAPPGMAIARIALIVALTLQAMLFAGDLVEWGIHRIGRAKSKGNGGSEEAELAARSTLTGLRWLALFVLYAFILLISLQNLGVDVTAMVAGLGIGGIAVALAVQNILGDLFASLTIALDKPFVVGDFLVVGSEVGAVEYVGLKTTRVRSLSGEQLVFANSDLLSSRIRNFKRMKERRIVFGFGVIYGTEPDVLEQIPRLVRERIESIDRTRFDRCHFHRFGASSLDFEVVYFVNSPEYNVHMDVQQEILLAIARAFRERGIEFAFPTQTLYLNRQSSDNGHEHATVPAGDDSPGQRRRIR is encoded by the coding sequence ATGAGCTGGGATCAGATCGACCAGCAGGTAAAAGCGTGGTGGGGCCTGCTCGAGCAGAACATGTCGTCGTGGATCTTCGCGATCGGAACCTTCCTCGCAATCGCGATTCTGGTGCCACTGATCCGGGCGGCGATCCGCCGCCGCTTCGATCCCGCCCGGCAGGAGCCCGGCTCCTGGCGGCACCTCATCGGTCGGATGAACGCCCGCTGGTTCCGGCTCGTCACGCTCGTCATCGCGGCGGCGGTGGCGGTCATGGTGTTCCAGCCGGCCCCCCCCGGCATGGCGATCGCCCGGATCGCGCTGATCGTGGCGCTCACGCTCCAGGCGATGCTCTTCGCCGGCGACCTCGTCGAGTGGGGAATCCACCGCATCGGGCGCGCCAAGTCGAAGGGCAACGGCGGAAGCGAGGAAGCCGAACTGGCGGCCCGCAGCACGCTCACCGGGCTCCGGTGGCTCGCTCTCTTCGTTCTCTACGCCTTCATCCTGCTCATCTCGCTCCAGAACCTGGGCGTCGATGTCACCGCTATGGTCGCCGGCCTGGGGATCGGCGGAATCGCCGTCGCGCTCGCCGTGCAGAACATCCTCGGCGACCTCTTCGCGTCCCTGACCATCGCCCTTGACAAGCCCTTTGTCGTCGGCGACTTCCTCGTCGTCGGCTCCGAAGTCGGCGCCGTCGAATACGTCGGCCTCAAGACCACGCGGGTGCGCAGCCTCTCCGGCGAGCAACTGGTGTTCGCCAACTCCGACCTGCTCTCCAGCCGCATCCGCAATTTCAAGCGGATGAAGGAGCGCCGCATCGTGTTCGGCTTCGGCGTGATTTACGGCACCGAGCCGGATGTCCTCGAACAGATCCCACGCCTGGTGCGCGAACGCATCGAATCGATCGACCGCACCCGGTTCGACCGCTGCCACTTCCACCGCTTCGGCGCCTCATCGCTCGATTTCGAGGTCGTTTACTTCGTCAACTCCCCGGAATACAACGTCCACATGGATGTCCAGCAGGAGATCCTCCTCGCGATCGCGCGGGCCTTCCGCGAGCGCGGCATCGAGTTCGCCTTCCCGACGCAGACCCTCTACCTGAACCGGCAGAGCAGCGACAACGGCCACGAGCACGCCACCGTGCCCGCCGGCGACGATTCACCCGGCCAGCGCCGCCGGATCCGCTAG
- a CDS encoding amino acid permease: protein MANAQSPVKAGSGARLGTFAGVFTPSILTILGIILFQRFGFVVGAGGLLRALGIVALATCVSILTSLSLAAIATNLRIKGGGDYYLISRTLGVQFGGAIGLVLFLAQSVSVAFYCIGFGEAVAALFGQAGEPAVVAGIAAVATLLVGTIAYVGADLATRFQFVVMGALVVALGSFYVGAFGLASERTLVASLTPPEDGSGFWILFAIFFPAVTGFTQGVSMSGDLRDSARSLPRGTFWAVGVSTAVYVSIALLLAASMPLSELASDYGAFRRVAAVPWLIDVGVIAATLSSAMASFLGGPRIMQSLARDEVIPPLRAFAKGSGPSENPRRAVLLAGAIALTTISLGNLNAIASLVGMCFLLSYGLINYATFFEARANSPAFRPRFKIYSAWLSLAGALLCVACGVAISPFAAAVAGALMVALYQYLSRTSPQSAWADSRYASHVRQVRDHLVAIRDGSSHPRDWRPHVLAVCNEPSDRARLLRFASWIDGDSGFTTAVQIVVQTDAGTPARTAAAEESFRAEVRGAGLQTFTRVVSAPSILDGFTMVTQAHGLGPLRANTILMSADEHLGEPVWAGEAPPAEALDAALHQGRNVILLEARPEAWERMLAVPEDDRVIDVWWQDDTTSSLSLMLAHLMTRSAGWRDAQIRIHAIAQGSHDQHTTLQKVEEMLENVRIEARVDVVEFEGPRTLLEHSRNASVVFIPLRIRGRRLVGPKGGSLSAVLADLPVTALAVAGEDIDLDAEPEDPPAKTGADRPVSGGAEVVGASPP, encoded by the coding sequence ATGGCCAACGCCCAATCACCAGTCAAGGCCGGTTCCGGAGCGCGTCTGGGCACGTTCGCGGGCGTTTTCACGCCGAGCATCCTGACGATCCTCGGGATCATCCTGTTCCAGCGGTTCGGGTTTGTCGTCGGCGCGGGCGGGCTGCTCAGGGCGCTGGGGATTGTCGCGCTCGCGACGTGTGTCTCGATCCTGACGAGCCTGTCGCTGGCCGCGATCGCGACGAATCTCCGGATCAAGGGGGGCGGTGATTACTACCTGATCTCCCGCACGCTCGGGGTGCAGTTCGGCGGAGCGATCGGCCTGGTGCTGTTCCTTGCCCAATCGGTGTCGGTCGCGTTCTACTGCATCGGTTTCGGCGAGGCGGTAGCGGCCCTGTTTGGCCAAGCGGGCGAACCCGCGGTGGTGGCGGGGATCGCGGCGGTGGCGACGCTGCTGGTGGGCACGATCGCGTACGTGGGGGCCGACCTGGCGACCCGCTTTCAGTTCGTGGTGATGGGGGCGCTCGTTGTCGCGCTGGGATCGTTTTACGTGGGCGCGTTCGGGCTGGCCTCCGAGCGGACTCTCGTCGCCTCGCTGACGCCGCCGGAGGATGGCTCGGGGTTCTGGATCCTGTTCGCGATCTTCTTCCCGGCGGTCACGGGGTTTACGCAGGGGGTCAGCATGTCGGGCGATCTCCGCGACTCGGCGAGGAGCCTGCCGCGGGGCACGTTCTGGGCGGTCGGGGTCTCGACCGCGGTGTACGTCAGTATTGCGCTGCTGCTTGCGGCGTCGATGCCGCTGAGCGAACTGGCGTCGGACTACGGGGCGTTTCGGCGGGTCGCCGCGGTCCCGTGGCTCATTGACGTCGGCGTGATCGCGGCGACGCTCTCCTCGGCGATGGCCTCGTTCCTCGGGGGGCCGAGGATCATGCAATCGCTGGCCCGGGACGAGGTCATCCCCCCGCTGCGCGCGTTCGCCAAGGGATCGGGGCCGTCGGAGAATCCGAGGCGCGCGGTGCTCCTGGCCGGGGCCATCGCGCTCACGACGATTTCGCTGGGCAATCTCAACGCGATCGCGTCGCTGGTGGGCATGTGCTTCCTGCTGTCGTACGGGCTCATCAACTACGCGACGTTCTTCGAGGCGAGGGCCAACAGCCCGGCGTTCCGGCCGCGGTTCAAGATCTATTCCGCGTGGCTGAGCCTGGCGGGCGCGTTGCTGTGCGTTGCCTGCGGGGTGGCGATCAGCCCGTTCGCGGCGGCCGTGGCCGGGGCGCTGATGGTGGCGCTGTACCAGTACCTGTCCCGCACATCGCCGCAGTCGGCGTGGGCCGACAGCCGGTACGCCAGCCACGTCAGGCAGGTGAGGGACCACCTGGTGGCGATCCGAGATGGCTCTTCGCACCCGCGTGACTGGCGGCCCCATGTGCTTGCGGTGTGCAACGAGCCGTCGGACCGGGCTCGCCTGCTGCGGTTCGCTTCGTGGATCGACGGCGACAGCGGATTCACGACCGCCGTTCAGATAGTCGTGCAGACCGATGCGGGCACGCCCGCGAGGACGGCCGCCGCGGAGGAGTCGTTTCGCGCGGAGGTCCGCGGCGCGGGGTTGCAGACGTTCACGCGTGTGGTCTCGGCGCCGAGCATCCTGGACGGGTTCACGATGGTGACGCAGGCGCACGGGCTGGGTCCGCTCAGGGCGAACACCATCTTGATGAGCGCTGATGAGCACCTTGGGGAGCCGGTCTGGGCCGGCGAGGCCCCGCCGGCGGAGGCGCTTGATGCGGCGCTGCACCAGGGCCGCAACGTGATCCTGCTCGAGGCTCGGCCCGAGGCGTGGGAGCGGATGCTGGCCGTTCCCGAGGACGACCGAGTCATCGACGTCTGGTGGCAGGATGACACAACGAGTTCGCTCTCGCTCATGCTCGCGCACCTGATGACCCGCAGCGCGGGCTGGCGCGACGCCCAGATCCGGATCCACGCCATTGCTCAGGGCTCCCACGACCAGCACACCACGCTGCAGAAGGTCGAGGAGATGCTGGAGAACGTGCGGATCGAGGCTCGCGTCGACGTGGTGGAGTTCGAGGGTCCTCGAACGCTTCTCGAGCACTCGCGGAACGCCTCGGTCGTGTTCATTCCGCTGCGGATTCGCGGCCGGCGTCTGGTGGGGCCAAAGGGAGGCTCGCTGTCGGCGGTGCTGGCGGACCTTCCGGTCACGGCGCTCGCCGTTGCCGGAGAGGACATCGACCTGGACGCCGAACCGGAGGACCCACCCGCGAAGACCGGAGCGGACCGGCCGGTGTCCGGTGGGGCCGAGGTCGTCGGCGCCTCGCCCCCGTAG
- a CDS encoding magnesium transporter, producing the protein MHAESATPVDSIRDALEGGEPAVAARIYAEVDLDPAGVRRLFDLVSPAMSAELVSLLSDEKASELLSWLPAEQATAVLEQLPVPVAARVLRGLPSDERADLLASVPDQARSEIQESLPELIRDDAARLLKYAPDTAGGLMETEVLAFPASTKISEVIRDVRANQMRYSTIGVQYLYVLDDERRLLGVAPIRDLLLAPEESRLDALLRGEPATVRDTATMQEVDDLFAEYGYQGLPVVDERGVLLGVVSRADVTEAEHHQSEERYRVSQGIVGGEELRSMPVLLRLRRRTAWLGVNLVLCLGGAAVIALNQGTIAKALVVVAVLPIISATSGNAAIQAAAVSIRELTLGIIDPSAWRRVLAREVLLAILMSLPLGLAVAILARLGGADGAVGAAVGVAMAGNSLVAVGLGALCPLALRRLGVDPALASGPIITTLADVTGFTMTLGLVSWVAA; encoded by the coding sequence ATGCATGCGGAAAGCGCAACCCCCGTCGATTCCATCCGTGACGCCCTCGAAGGCGGGGAGCCCGCGGTCGCCGCACGGATCTACGCCGAGGTCGACCTCGATCCGGCAGGCGTTCGCCGCCTCTTCGATCTGGTATCCCCGGCCATGTCCGCCGAACTCGTGTCCCTGCTCAGCGATGAGAAGGCGAGCGAACTCCTCTCCTGGCTCCCGGCCGAGCAGGCGACCGCGGTGCTCGAACAACTCCCCGTCCCGGTCGCCGCGAGGGTGCTCCGCGGGCTCCCCAGCGATGAACGAGCGGACCTGCTTGCATCCGTTCCGGACCAGGCCCGGTCCGAAATCCAGGAGAGCCTCCCGGAACTGATCCGCGACGACGCCGCGCGGCTGCTCAAGTACGCCCCCGACACCGCCGGCGGCCTGATGGAAACCGAGGTCCTCGCGTTCCCCGCCTCCACGAAGATCAGCGAGGTCATCCGCGATGTGCGGGCAAACCAGATGCGGTACTCCACAATCGGGGTTCAATACCTCTACGTCCTCGACGATGAGCGCCGACTCCTGGGAGTCGCCCCCATCCGGGACTTGCTGCTCGCTCCCGAAGAGTCGCGGCTCGACGCCCTGCTGCGCGGCGAGCCCGCCACCGTCCGCGACACCGCCACCATGCAGGAAGTCGACGACCTCTTTGCCGAATACGGCTACCAGGGGCTTCCCGTTGTCGATGAGCGAGGCGTCCTCCTCGGCGTGGTCAGCCGCGCCGACGTCACCGAGGCGGAGCATCACCAGAGCGAGGAGCGCTACCGCGTAAGCCAGGGCATCGTCGGCGGTGAGGAACTGCGGTCCATGCCGGTGCTGCTGCGCCTGCGGCGTCGAACGGCCTGGCTCGGCGTGAACCTCGTCCTGTGCCTGGGTGGCGCCGCGGTCATCGCCCTGAACCAGGGAACCATCGCCAAGGCCCTCGTCGTCGTCGCCGTGCTACCAATCATCTCGGCCACCAGCGGCAACGCCGCGATCCAGGCCGCCGCGGTGAGCATCCGCGAACTGACGCTCGGCATCATCGATCCTTCCGCGTGGCGGCGTGTGCTCGCCCGCGAGGTGCTGCTCGCGATCCTGATGTCCTTGCCGCTCGGACTGGCCGTGGCGATCCTCGCCCGGCTGGGGGGTGCGGACGGCGCGGTGGGCGCGGCGGTGGGAGTCGCCATGGCCGGGAACTCGCTCGTTGCGGTCGGCCTCGGCGCCCTCTGCCCGCTGGCGCTCCGGCGCCTTGGAGTCGATCCGGCCCTCGCCTCCGGGCCGATCATCACAACGCTCGCCGATGTGACCGGATTCACCATGACACTCGGCCTCGTCAGCTGGGTCGCCGCCTAG
- a CDS encoding alpha-1,4-glucan--maltose-1-phosphate maltosyltransferase encodes MTRVLKAAVNRATDPRPTGVGVGDGGRSRVVIELVSPCVDNGRFPAKRATGESVRVTADIFADGHDRITAVVRHRHSGASDWLESPMSGVGNDRWVGEFIVPAAGRHEYVVQAWINPFVTWRADLEKRLKAAQDVSVDLLIGADLVAATAAAIDGDDSRALAEAARQLRSDSASDERAEAALDERILQLMLRHAERSYATTSPTMSIVVDRLRALYSTWYELFPRSASPDPSRHGTFKDVEGLLPDIARMGFDVLYLPPIHPIGRSFRKGPNNSATAGPDDVGSPWAIGAKEGGHRSIHPDLGTMADFEGLVAAAGRHGMEIALDLAFQCSPDHPYVREHPEWFRRRPDGTIQYAENPPKKYQDIYPFDFESEAWESLWAELLGVVLHWCDRGVRIFRVDNPHTKAFPFWEWLIESVKRKHQDVLFLAEAFTRPRVMQRLAKLGFTQSYTYFAWRNLPWEIREYFTELTRTGVAEYFRPNAWPNTPDILTEYLQHGGRPAAMARIVLAATLCASYGVYGPPLETGDCTPVAPGSEEYLNSEKYQRRVWDFSRPDSLREFLTRINRIRRENAALQQDRTLTFHDADNPSVVCYSKSAGPNRVLCIVNTDPHRVQWSGLGLDLGALGLKPDEPFQVHDLLTDARYLWKGPRNVVGLDPAVCPAHVFAIRSRGRSERDFEYFL; translated from the coding sequence ATGACCCGAGTCCTCAAGGCTGCCGTCAACCGGGCGACGGACCCGCGGCCAACCGGGGTAGGGGTCGGTGACGGGGGCCGGTCCCGTGTCGTCATTGAGTTGGTCTCGCCGTGCGTTGACAACGGGCGCTTCCCGGCGAAGCGGGCCACGGGGGAGTCGGTCCGTGTGACAGCCGACATCTTTGCTGATGGGCACGATCGAATTACGGCGGTCGTGCGTCACCGGCATTCCGGGGCCTCGGACTGGCTCGAGTCGCCGATGTCGGGTGTGGGGAATGACCGATGGGTCGGGGAGTTCATCGTCCCGGCCGCGGGCCGGCACGAGTACGTGGTTCAGGCCTGGATCAACCCCTTTGTGACGTGGCGGGCGGACCTGGAGAAGCGGCTGAAGGCCGCGCAGGACGTGTCGGTCGACCTGTTGATCGGGGCCGACTTGGTCGCCGCTACGGCTGCTGCAATCGATGGCGATGACAGCAGGGCGCTCGCGGAGGCGGCGCGGCAGTTGCGTTCGGATTCGGCGTCTGATGAGCGCGCGGAGGCGGCGCTGGACGAGCGGATCCTGCAGTTGATGCTGCGGCATGCCGAGCGGTCGTATGCAACGACGTCGCCGACCATGAGCATCGTCGTCGACCGGCTCCGCGCGCTCTACAGCACGTGGTATGAGCTGTTCCCCAGATCCGCATCACCGGATCCCTCGCGGCATGGCACGTTCAAGGATGTCGAGGGGCTGCTGCCGGATATTGCCCGCATGGGATTCGACGTCCTCTACCTGCCGCCGATCCATCCGATCGGCAGGTCCTTCAGGAAGGGGCCGAACAACTCGGCCACCGCGGGGCCCGATGATGTGGGAAGCCCGTGGGCGATCGGGGCCAAGGAAGGCGGGCACAGGTCGATCCATCCGGACCTGGGGACGATGGCCGACTTTGAGGGCCTGGTCGCGGCCGCGGGCCGGCATGGGATGGAGATCGCGCTGGACCTTGCGTTCCAGTGCTCGCCCGACCATCCATATGTACGGGAGCATCCGGAGTGGTTCCGCAGGCGGCCGGACGGCACGATCCAGTACGCGGAGAACCCCCCGAAAAAGTACCAGGATATCTATCCCTTCGACTTTGAGAGCGAGGCATGGGAGTCGCTCTGGGCGGAACTCCTGGGTGTTGTGCTCCATTGGTGCGACCGCGGCGTACGGATCTTCAGGGTTGACAATCCGCACACTAAGGCGTTTCCGTTCTGGGAATGGCTGATCGAGAGCGTCAAGCGGAAGCACCAGGACGTGCTCTTCCTTGCGGAGGCGTTTACCAGGCCGCGTGTGATGCAGCGGCTGGCCAAGCTCGGCTTTACGCAGTCGTACACGTACTTTGCGTGGAGGAACCTGCCCTGGGAGATCCGCGAGTACTTCACGGAACTGACGCGGACGGGAGTTGCCGAGTACTTCCGCCCCAATGCCTGGCCGAACACGCCGGACATTTTGACCGAGTACCTGCAGCACGGGGGCCGGCCGGCGGCGATGGCCCGGATCGTGCTCGCCGCGACGCTCTGCGCCAGTTACGGTGTGTATGGACCGCCGCTCGAAACCGGGGACTGCACGCCGGTCGCGCCGGGCTCCGAGGAGTATCTGAACTCGGAGAAGTACCAGCGCCGCGTGTGGGATTTCTCGCGGCCGGACTCCCTTCGCGAGTTCCTGACGCGGATCAACCGGATCCGGCGAGAGAACGCGGCGCTCCAGCAGGATCGGACCCTGACGTTCCACGATGCGGACAACCCGTCCGTGGTGTGTTACAGCAAGTCGGCCGGGCCGAATCGGGTCCTCTGCATCGTGAATACCGATCCGCACCGAGTGCAGTGGTCCGGCCTCGGGCTGGATCTCGGAGCGCTGGGTCTGAAGCCGGATGAGCCGTTCCAAGTGCATGACTTGCTGACGGATGCGCGGTACCTGTGGAAGGGGCCACGGAACGTGGTAGGGCTCGATCCCGCCGTGTGCCCGGCGCACGTGTTCGCCATCCGGTCCCGCGGGCGGTCCGAGCGGGACTTTGAGTACTTCCTCTAG